From the genome of Candidatus Latescibacter sp.:
TCATCATCTTGGAGAAACTGTAAAACCACATGAGGCTATGGATAAACTCCCGTGGGTACATATCCTTATCGGAAATGCCAAAAGCTTTATCCGGGGTACCTATCATGGTGTAAGCCACAAACATCTTCAATGTTACCTGAATGAATTTTGTTATCGCTTTAACCGGCGATTCAATGAATTACTGATTACTGACAGACTCTTAACTGCTTGTCTGAATACCTCCACTATTACCTATGCGGAGTTAACTCGATAAGCGAATAATATTATTTCAATTCTAGAAATGTAACATCTCTTGTAAGAAAATATCGGGGTAATCTCAGGTCTCCAATATTACATCTTCTGACTTCCAGCCATTTTCCTTTTTCGTCCTGGTAACCGTAACCGTGCTGGTCAAACACAATAGGTTCGCCTTTATAATCGCCGAGAAGAAGCTGGCAATGGCCTCCGCAGCTTTGAATGGAAACAAACGGTTCATTTTTAAGAATATTTTTATAGTAGTATTCCTTACCCATTTTCGGATGCAGAATTGTTGTGTTATTATCATTAAA
Proteins encoded in this window:
- a CDS encoding transposase, producing HHLGETVKPHEAMDKLPWVHILIGNAKSFIRGTYHGVSHKHLQCYLNEFCYRFNRRFNELLITDRLLTACLNTSTITYAELTR